A portion of the Blastochloris tepida genome contains these proteins:
- a CDS encoding cytochrome c biogenesis CcdA family protein encodes MNEALTLLTAFVAGVLSSATPCVIAAVPVTVGFVGSQASSQREAVWLSAAFVGGMTLSFVLLGLAAARLGVFFGAAGGVWPVVVGVALAGAGVWFWRSGDRCGVSLHPTLQRHLRGSGWGGAAALGALTGTVMTPCATPALAAALSLAGTGALLSKTSWIGAGMLFAYGIGHSILLFAAGIAPAQIQAALSRLNRAERWLPGHRTFAGLLILAGLWMAASAIPGLWGAE; translated from the coding sequence ATGAATGAAGCGCTGACCCTTCTGACGGCCTTTGTCGCCGGGGTGCTGTCGTCTGCGACGCCCTGCGTCATCGCTGCCGTGCCCGTGACGGTCGGCTTCGTCGGCAGCCAGGCATCCTCGCAGCGCGAAGCGGTCTGGCTGTCGGCGGCCTTCGTCGGCGGCATGACGTTGAGTTTCGTTCTCCTGGGGCTGGCAGCCGCGCGTTTGGGGGTGTTCTTCGGTGCGGCGGGCGGAGTCTGGCCGGTTGTGGTCGGCGTCGCGCTGGCCGGGGCCGGGGTGTGGTTCTGGCGATCGGGCGACCGTTGCGGCGTCTCGCTTCATCCGACGCTTCAGCGGCATCTGCGGGGCTCGGGTTGGGGCGGGGCCGCGGCCCTCGGGGCGCTGACGGGAACGGTGATGACACCTTGCGCGACGCCGGCGCTGGCCGCGGCGCTCAGCCTGGCGGGGACGGGCGCGCTGCTCAGCAAGACGAGCTGGATCGGCGCCGGCATGCTGTTCGCCTACGGGATCGGGCACAGCATTCTGCTGTTTGCCGCAGGCATCGCGCCGGCTCAAATCCAAGCGGCGCTCTCCAGGCTCAACCGCGCCGAACGATGGTTGCCGGGACACCGGACGTTTGCCGGGCTCCTGATTCTTGCCGGCCTCTGGATGGCGGCGAGCGCTATTCCCGGGCTGTGGGGCGCCGAATGA
- a CDS encoding DUF4405 domain-containing protein, giving the protein MTSEETSGRTRVVRSFHTRGWVVFVLAIGIATLLVSGIVLFVAPSSSIAKTIKWTAFGLDRHAWINLHNVVAILFSAVAVWHLVYNWRYFSGYLWGTGQLRGGLKRELVMALGVLLVIVGLVAWAVPPVSTLGELSDYFRHTYWK; this is encoded by the coding sequence ATGACGTCGGAAGAAACCAGTGGCCGAACACGCGTCGTCCGGTCGTTTCACACACGGGGTTGGGTCGTTTTCGTGCTCGCGATCGGCATCGCCACCTTGCTCGTGAGCGGTATCGTCCTTTTCGTGGCGCCGAGCAGCAGCATTGCGAAAACGATCAAGTGGACCGCGTTTGGTCTGGACCGCCACGCCTGGATCAATCTTCACAACGTCGTCGCCATCCTGTTCAGCGCCGTGGCAGTCTGGCATCTCGTCTATAATTGGAGGTATTTTTCCGGCTACCTGTGGGGTACGGGTCAGCTCCGCGGGGGCTTGAAGCGAGAATTGGTGATGGCTCTGGGTGTCCTGCTGGTGATCGTCGGGCTCGTCGCATGGGCGGTGCCGCCGGTCTCCACGCTCGGGGAGCTCTCGGATTACTTCCGGCACACGTATTGGAAATGA
- a CDS encoding DUF2478 domain-containing protein, which yields MAAVVYEKYQGDHADRLLADIASRLRREGARLAGVVQHNELHPERHRCDMTLCDLSSGRLIRITQNLGRDSQGCRLDTAALEDAAGLVETAVRAGADMLVLNRFGKREAEGRGLSGALALAIDRDIPVLVGLNRTNEDSWDAFTGSLALSLPPDGDSVLAWCRRMLRCSARRHPATGLSLMAV from the coding sequence GTGGCGGCTGTCGTCTACGAAAAGTATCAGGGCGACCACGCCGACCGCCTGCTCGCCGACATCGCCTCAAGGCTGCGGCGCGAGGGCGCACGTCTTGCCGGCGTGGTCCAGCACAATGAGCTCCACCCGGAACGCCACCGCTGCGACATGACGCTTTGCGACCTGTCGAGCGGACGGCTGATCCGCATCACGCAGAACCTGGGCCGGGACTCCCAAGGATGCCGGCTCGATACCGCCGCTCTCGAAGACGCAGCCGGGCTGGTCGAGACGGCCGTTAGGGCGGGCGCGGATATGCTGGTCCTCAACCGGTTCGGCAAGCGCGAAGCGGAAGGACGCGGCCTCAGCGGCGCGCTGGCACTTGCGATCGATCGCGACATTCCGGTTCTTGTCGGGCTCAATCGCACGAATGAGGACAGTTGGGACGCCTTCACCGGCAGCCTTGCCCTGTCGCTGCCGCCGGATGGCGACAGTGTCCTCGCATGGTGTCGGCGAATGCTCAGGTGTTCAGCACGTCGTCATCCGGCGACGGGCTTATCGCTGATGGCTGTTTGA
- a CDS encoding arsenate reductase (azurin) large subunit, which translates to MTYKRQVDRLPIIPADAKEHNVTCHYCIVGCGYKAYTWPINKQGGFDAKSNKFGVDLGKQQPAETVAWYAPSMYNIVKQNGADVHLVIKPDVNCVVNSGLGSIRGARMAENHTSQQRGTQLARLTDPMVWRYGTMQPTNWEDALDLVARVTTAVINEQGEDGLFVSMFDHGGSAGGYENTWGTGKLYFGAMKVKNVRIHNRPAYNSEVHGTRDMGVSELNNCYEDAELADTIVAIGTNPLETQTNYFLNHWLPNLRGTSLDKKRREFPNEAVESGRIIIIDPRRTVTVAACEAEAGKDRALHLALEPGTDLVLFNALLTYIADKGWIDKEFIAASTLSPAQVPPLISRPGGGGLETSDPLTDFAAALAANRTSIEDAARITGLKAADIIKAAQWIAEPKADGKRRRTMLGYEKGIIWGNDNYRTNGAIVNLALATGNVGRPGGGVVRLGGHQEGYSRPSDAHVGRPAAYVDKLLIEGRGGVHHIWACDHYKTTLNAMKFKQVYKRRTDLVKDAMNTVPWGDRKAMVDAIMVAIRQGGLFAVDVDIVPSKIGQACHVWLPAAISGEMNLTSMNAERRMRLTERYMDPPGNALPDCLIAARIANAMERVLREQGKAAYADQFKGFDWKTEEDAFIDGYQKHEKGGEHVTYARLRAMGTNGFQEPATGVDGERINGTKRLYTDGKFSSKDGKARFMTTPWRGLQAAGKAEQKAKYAFLINNGRTNMVWQNAFMDQHNDFVMDRMPYPFIEMNPDDMKELGLAAGDLVEVYNDVGSTQAMVQPTPSARRKQTFMLFAFPTGVQGNVINAGVNELVIPNYKQTWADIRKIASASETTRRLTFKSPEYKV; encoded by the coding sequence ATGACCTACAAGCGTCAAGTCGACCGCCTGCCGATCATTCCCGCGGACGCGAAGGAGCACAACGTCACCTGCCACTACTGCATCGTCGGCTGCGGCTACAAGGCTTACACGTGGCCGATCAACAAGCAGGGCGGCTTCGATGCCAAGTCGAACAAGTTCGGCGTCGACCTCGGCAAGCAGCAGCCCGCCGAGACCGTCGCCTGGTATGCCCCGTCGATGTACAACATCGTCAAGCAGAATGGCGCGGACGTTCATCTCGTCATCAAGCCGGACGTCAATTGCGTGGTGAATTCCGGGCTGGGCTCGATCCGCGGCGCGCGGATGGCCGAGAACCACACCTCGCAACAGCGCGGCACGCAGCTTGCGCGCCTGACCGACCCCATGGTGTGGCGCTATGGCACGATGCAGCCGACCAATTGGGAGGATGCGCTCGATCTCGTCGCCCGCGTCACCACTGCCGTCATCAACGAGCAGGGTGAGGACGGGCTGTTCGTCTCGATGTTCGACCATGGCGGCTCGGCCGGCGGCTATGAGAACACCTGGGGCACTGGCAAGCTCTATTTCGGGGCGATGAAGGTCAAGAACGTCCGCATTCACAATCGCCCGGCCTACAATTCCGAGGTTCACGGCACCCGCGACATGGGCGTCAGCGAACTGAACAACTGCTATGAGGATGCCGAGCTCGCCGACACCATCGTCGCCATCGGCACCAACCCGCTCGAAACCCAGACCAATTATTTCCTGAACCACTGGCTGCCGAACCTGCGTGGCACGTCGCTCGACAAGAAGCGGCGGGAATTCCCGAACGAGGCCGTCGAATCGGGCCGCATCATCATCATCGATCCCCGCCGCACGGTGACGGTTGCGGCCTGCGAGGCCGAGGCAGGCAAGGATCGCGCGCTGCATCTTGCGCTCGAGCCCGGCACCGACCTCGTGCTGTTCAATGCGCTGCTCACCTACATCGCCGACAAGGGGTGGATCGACAAGGAATTCATCGCCGCGAGCACGCTGTCGCCGGCCCAGGTTCCGCCGCTCATCTCGCGCCCGGGCGGCGGCGGCCTGGAGACCTCCGATCCGCTCACCGATTTCGCCGCCGCTCTCGCAGCGAACCGGACATCGATCGAGGATGCTGCGCGCATCACCGGCCTCAAAGCCGCCGACATCATCAAGGCCGCCCAGTGGATCGCCGAGCCCAAGGCCGACGGCAAGCGTCGCCGCACCATGCTCGGCTATGAGAAGGGCATCATTTGGGGCAATGACAACTACCGCACCAACGGCGCGATCGTGAACCTCGCCCTCGCCACCGGCAATGTGGGCCGGCCGGGCGGCGGCGTGGTGCGGCTGGGCGGCCATCAGGAGGGCTATTCGCGGCCCTCCGATGCACATGTCGGCCGGCCGGCCGCCTATGTCGACAAGCTCCTGATCGAGGGCCGCGGCGGCGTCCACCACATCTGGGCGTGCGACCACTACAAGACCACGCTGAACGCCATGAAGTTCAAGCAGGTCTACAAGCGGCGCACCGACCTGGTGAAGGACGCCATGAACACCGTGCCATGGGGCGACCGCAAGGCGATGGTCGACGCCATCATGGTGGCGATCCGCCAGGGCGGCCTGTTCGCGGTCGATGTCGACATCGTGCCAAGCAAGATCGGGCAGGCCTGCCATGTCTGGCTGCCGGCGGCGATCTCGGGCGAGATGAACCTCACCTCGATGAACGCCGAGCGGCGCATGCGCCTCACCGAACGCTACATGGACCCGCCCGGCAATGCGCTGCCCGACTGCCTGATCGCGGCGCGCATTGCCAATGCGATGGAGCGCGTGCTGCGCGAGCAGGGCAAGGCGGCCTATGCCGACCAGTTCAAGGGCTTCGACTGGAAGACCGAAGAGGACGCCTTCATCGACGGCTACCAGAAGCACGAGAAGGGCGGCGAGCACGTCACCTATGCCCGGCTGCGCGCGATGGGAACCAACGGCTTTCAGGAGCCGGCGACGGGCGTCGACGGCGAGCGCATCAACGGCACCAAGCGCCTCTATACCGACGGCAAATTCTCGTCAAAGGACGGCAAGGCCCGCTTCATGACGACGCCCTGGCGCGGCCTGCAGGCCGCTGGCAAGGCCGAGCAGAAGGCGAAGTACGCCTTCCTCATCAACAACGGCCGCACCAACATGGTATGGCAGAACGCCTTCATGGACCAGCACAACGACTTCGTGATGGACCGGATGCCCTATCCGTTCATCGAGATGAACCCGGACGACATGAAGGAACTCGGCCTCGCCGCCGGCGACCTCGTAGAGGTCTACAACGACGTCGGCTCCACCCAGGCGATGGTGCAGCCCACACCCTCGGCGCGGCGCAAGCAGACGTTCATGCTGTTCGCGTTCCCCACCGGCGTGCAGGGCAACGTCATCAATGCCGGCGTCAACGAATTGGTCATCCCCAACTACAAGCAGACCTGGGCCGACATCCGCAAGATCGCCTCGGCATCGGAAACGACCAGACGGCTGACGTTCAAGTCACCGGAATACAAGGTCTGA
- a CDS encoding arsenate reductase (azurin) small subunit: MKRCDRMVDAGRRHFLGGAGLVAAAGAAATMLPATAEAAPAPAPARVAYPSNRLANVSQLKVDEPLTVAYPDKDAPGVLIKLGTRVPGGVGPDGDIVGFSAMCPHKGFPLGYSKTDKTLNCSGHYSRFDCEKAGQQIWGNATQNLAQYALRVDAKGDIYAEGVDELLYGRLSNVL; encoded by the coding sequence ATGAAAAGATGCGACCGAATGGTCGATGCCGGCCGCCGCCATTTCCTTGGCGGCGCCGGTCTCGTTGCGGCAGCCGGGGCTGCGGCAACCATGCTGCCCGCCACCGCCGAAGCCGCGCCGGCGCCGGCGCCGGCGCGGGTCGCCTACCCGTCGAACCGGCTCGCCAACGTCTCCCAGCTCAAGGTCGACGAACCTCTCACCGTCGCCTATCCGGACAAGGATGCGCCCGGCGTCCTCATCAAGCTCGGCACCCGCGTTCCCGGTGGAGTCGGACCCGACGGCGACATCGTCGGCTTCTCTGCGATGTGCCCGCACAAGGGCTTTCCGCTCGGCTATTCGAAAACCGACAAGACGCTGAACTGCTCGGGCCACTACAGCCGTTTCGACTGCGAGAAGGCCGGCCAGCAGATCTGGGGCAACGCCACCCAGAACCTCGCGCAATACGCGCTCCGCGTCGACGCCAAGGGCGACATCTACGCCGAAGGCGTCGATGAGCTGCTCTACGGCCGGCTGTCCAACGTGCTGTGA
- a CDS encoding sigma-54-dependent transcriptional regulator translates to MLPDSLSIAIVEDDPVMGESLNQGLELEGCRVSWWRTGAEALAGLRAAAAPDVVICDIRLPDMSGEDVFRRLAADAASPPFLFMTAYGEIDQAVALIRAGGGDYVTKPFVFNDLLARARALAGRRPPANGGILGVSPAMRRVEAMIARVAARSSPVLLTGETGAGKEVCARLLHGLGSDATQPFIAVNCAAIPHALLESEMFGHEKGAFTGALARHAGYAERARRGTLFLDEVAELPLALQAKLLRLLDERRFARVGGETAVPFEARIVCATHRDLSEEVAAGRFRQDLYYRINVVAIEVPPLRDRPADIVLLLNQFFAEIAPHSNTALHGFSSLTEEAALAYPWPGNVRELRNRVERAATLALGEWLMPSDLFPEAARASDDEAPRGLAAARDAAERREIERALRDSGGHVGEAAKRLGIARTTLWERMRRLSIRSR, encoded by the coding sequence ATGCTGCCTGACTCGCTGTCGATTGCGATCGTGGAAGATGATCCGGTGATGGGCGAGTCGCTCAATCAGGGCCTCGAACTGGAAGGCTGCAGGGTGTCGTGGTGGCGCACGGGCGCCGAGGCACTGGCGGGGCTGCGGGCCGCCGCAGCGCCCGATGTCGTGATCTGCGACATCCGGCTGCCCGACATGTCGGGCGAGGATGTGTTCCGGCGGCTCGCGGCCGACGCCGCATCGCCGCCATTCCTGTTCATGACGGCGTATGGCGAGATCGATCAGGCAGTGGCGCTGATCCGCGCCGGCGGCGGCGACTATGTGACGAAGCCCTTCGTGTTCAACGACCTCCTGGCGCGCGCCAGGGCCTTGGCCGGGCGCCGTCCGCCGGCGAACGGCGGCATTCTGGGTGTGTCGCCCGCCATGCGGCGCGTCGAGGCGATGATTGCGCGGGTGGCGGCCCGCAGCTCGCCGGTGCTGCTGACCGGCGAGACTGGCGCCGGAAAGGAAGTTTGCGCCCGCCTTCTCCATGGGTTGGGCAGCGACGCGACCCAGCCATTCATCGCCGTCAATTGTGCGGCGATCCCGCATGCCCTGCTCGAAAGCGAGATGTTCGGCCATGAGAAGGGTGCCTTCACCGGCGCGCTGGCGCGTCATGCCGGTTACGCCGAGCGTGCCCGCCGCGGCACGCTGTTTCTCGACGAGGTGGCCGAGCTGCCGCTGGCGCTTCAGGCGAAACTGCTGCGGCTGCTTGACGAGCGGCGGTTCGCGCGGGTGGGCGGCGAGACCGCCGTGCCGTTCGAGGCCCGCATCGTCTGCGCCACCCACCGCGACCTGTCCGAGGAGGTGGCCGCCGGTCGCTTCCGCCAGGACCTCTATTACCGGATCAATGTCGTCGCCATCGAGGTGCCGCCGCTTCGCGACCGGCCGGCCGACATCGTGTTGCTGCTCAATCAATTCTTCGCTGAGATCGCGCCGCATTCGAATACGGCACTGCATGGCTTCAGCAGCCTGACCGAGGAGGCCGCGCTCGCCTATCCCTGGCCGGGCAACGTTCGCGAACTGCGCAATCGCGTCGAGCGTGCCGCCACGCTGGCGCTGGGCGAGTGGCTGATGCCCTCGGACCTGTTCCCGGAAGCGGCGCGCGCCTCGGACGACGAGGCGCCGCGCGGCCTTGCCGCGGCGCGGGATGCGGCGGAGCGCCGCGAGATCGAGCGCGCGTTGCGCGACAGTGGCGGCCACGTCGGCGAGGCCGCCAAGCGCCTCGGCATCGCCCGCACCACGCTGTGGGAGCGCATGCGCCGCCTGTCGATCCGCTCCCGCTAG